The candidate division WOR-3 bacterium DNA window TTGCACCCCAGCCCGGGGCGAGCCCCCCAGTCACCCCCTCTCTTGTTATATTTACCGCTTAAGGGTTTTTTAATAGCCCCACTCTTCGGTCATATAGACCTTGCGCCGGCAGTCAGGGCAGAGAATCCGCATCGTTCCCGAACGGTAAGGCAGAACCCCTTGAGGCGGTTTTTCGGGCGCAGCAAGCCCAAGGCTCTGGTAAAGGGTTAAGAGGAGTGTTGGGTTGGAGTTTACCAAATCACCAACCTTGTAGGCGATGTGCAAAAGTTGCGCCTTAGTGGCAAAGGGCTCACCGCAAGCCTCACAATAGGCAAGTTCCTTTTCCACAAATGTGTCCCAATCTCCCCGCTCGGTCCGGGAAAGGTCAAACTCTGGAGTGTGATAAATAGCCTCGGTTGGACAACCTTTGACACATTGCGCGCAGTAGATGCAGCGGTCCGCATGATGGACATTGCGCATCACACCCTTTTCCCTGTCTAAGATAAGTTCGCGGGCATCGGTTGGACAGACCTGAGAGCAGGCGCCACAGCAGATGCATCTGTCTTCGTGAAATTTTAATATGCCGCGGAAGTTGGGATGGACCGAATCAACCTCTTTGGGGAAGCGGGTGGTAAACGGTCCTTTAACAACCGCCCTGACCGCCTCAATCAGTTCCCTAACCTTTGGTAATGGAATCCTCATTTTTCTTCCTCAATGATTGGTTCTGCACCACGGTCTTTGGTGAACTCATCCTTGACCGTCCCTTTCCAGAGTTTGACACCGGCAATTAAAGAACCCCGCGCAAGGGCATGGCTTGAGACCGGCACGGTTAAAAGGATGAAAGCTGCACAGATGAGCGCCTTCACTCCGAGGGGGTTGAAGCCGGAGCGGAGAAAGATGCCAATCATAATCCCGCAGACACCAAGGGTGACGCACTTGGTTGCCGCCTGCATGCGGTTGTAAAGGTCGGGAAAGCGCGCCAAGCCCAGTGCACCTAAAAGGACAAAGCCGACACCCATCCAGAGAAAGAGAAGGGCAAGGACGCTAATCATCAAGGCTCCTTTTCTCAAGGAACTTGGCAAGTGCCAATGCACCCACGAATGAGATGACCGCCAGGGCGATTGATAGATCAAGGAGATAACTCAACCGGAAACGGAGAGCCAATAATGCGGTTATTGCCGAAAACACCACACCCATCATATCAACCGCAATCGCCCGGTCAGCAATTGAGGGTCCAACAAGCGCGCGGTAAAGGCAGAAGAGCGCTGCCGGCACTAACACAATGATTGGCACCATTACATCCTCCTAATCAAAAATCCTCTTCAGGAAAAACTCAAAAGGTCCTTTAATCATCTTTGCCATCTCCTCCGGGTCATCGCTTCTGATTTCAATCCAGTGGATATAGAGCGTATCATCCTTTATCTCAACGGTTAATGTTCCTGGTGTCATCGTGATGGAATTGGCAAGGAAAACCCGGGCGATTTCGCTTTTCAGGCTGGTTTTGATTTTGACGATTCCTGGCTTCAGGTTCAAGCCTGGAGAGAGAACCCGCAGGGCAACATCAATGTTTGCCTTTAAGCACTGCCAGCCAAACACCGGGATATATACTAAGACCCAGAACCAGCGGACCGGGTTTAAAAGTTTCTTGGGCTCAACCGGCAGGTAGCCGCCAAACATTCCCGCAGCCAAAAGTGCCACTGCTGCACCGGCAATGATTTCCTGATAGTTAACTGTCCAGGAGAGAAGGAGCCAGACGATAAGTCCGGCAATGAAATAGGCAAGGCGCCGCGCCACTTATCCTCCCAGGACCAAACGGGCATATTCCAGCCCGTTTAAAAGCACCTTTGCTGCTGGACCAACAAGATGGTCCAAAACACCCTTGAAACCCAGGCCAACAACTAAGGTGAGTATTACCAGTACCATCATCGCCATAACCATCAATGCCGGTGACTCCTTTGCCCTGGTTGGCGTCTCATCTTTTTTGGCAAAGAACGCCTGATTCACAACCTTGGTCAGATAGCCCAGCGTTACCGCTGAGAAGAGCGCGGCAAGAAATGCCAGCCAGTACATCCTTGCAGAAATCGCGCCGATGATGATGAAAAGTTTTGAGAAGAAGCCGGCAAATGGTGGAATCCCAGCCATTGAGAAGGAAGCGAGGATATGGGACCAGGAGGTTACCGGCATCGTCCGTTCAAGCCCTTTGAGTTGCTCAAGGTCCCTTGTGCCGGTCTGACGCTCAACCGAGCCTGCTGAAAGAAACAGCGTGCCTTTGCCAAGGGCATGGGCGAGGATATGAAACATTGCACCGGCAACACCCCAGAAGTTGCCGATACCTAAAGCCACCAAGATATAGCCAATCTGGCTGATAGAAGAGTATGCTAAGAGCCGCTTGTAATCCTTCTGGGAATAGGCTAAAAGGCCACCTAAGACCATTGAAACCGCACCAAAGGCAATCAAAAGATTGAAGAATGCCGGTGTCTCTGCCCGGGAGACTCCAAAAACATTGAACATCAACCGG harbors:
- a CDS encoding 4Fe-4S dicluster domain-containing protein, with the translated sequence MRIPLPKVRELIEAVRAVVKGPFTTRFPKEVDSVHPNFRGILKFHEDRCICCGACSQVCPTDARELILDREKGVMRNVHHADRCIYCAQCVKGCPTEAIYHTPEFDLSRTERGDWDTFVEKELAYCEACGEPFATKAQLLHIAYKVGDLVNSNPTLLLTLYQSLGLAAPEKPPQGVLPYRSGTMRILCPDCRRKVYMTEEWGY
- the mnhG gene encoding monovalent cation/H(+) antiporter subunit G; amino-acid sequence: MISVLALLFLWMGVGFVLLGALGLARFPDLYNRMQAATKCVTLGVCGIMIGIFLRSGFNPLGVKALICAAFILLTVPVSSHALARGSLIAGVKLWKGTVKDEFTKDRGAEPIIEEEK
- a CDS encoding monovalent cation/H+ antiporter complex subunit F — its product is MVPIIVLVPAALFCLYRALVGPSIADRAIAVDMMGVVFSAITALLALRFRLSYLLDLSIALAVISFVGALALAKFLEKRSLDD
- a CDS encoding Na+/H+ antiporter subunit E translates to MARRLAYFIAGLIVWLLLSWTVNYQEIIAGAAVALLAAGMFGGYLPVEPKKLLNPVRWFWVLVYIPVFGWQCLKANIDVALRVLSPGLNLKPGIVKIKTSLKSEIARVFLANSITMTPGTLTVEIKDDTLYIHWIEIRSDDPEEMAKMIKGPFEFFLKRIFD